One segment of Falco biarmicus isolate bFalBia1 chromosome 12, bFalBia1.pri, whole genome shotgun sequence DNA contains the following:
- the FOXA2 gene encoding hepatocyte nuclear factor 3-beta isoform X2, with protein MLGAVKMEGHEHTDWSNYYGEPESYSSVSNMNAGLGMNSMNTYMTMSAMSTTANMTAATSMNMSYANTGMSPSLTGMSPGAGAMPGMGSAGVAGMGAHLSPSMSPMGGQAGSMNALAPYTNMNSMSPIYGQSNLNRSRDPKTYRRSYTHAKPPYSYISLITMAIQQSPNKMLTLSEIYQWIMDLFPFYRQNQQRWQNSIRHSLSFNDCFLKVPRSPDKPGKGSFWTLHPDSGNMFENGCYLRRQKRFKCEKQLAAKDSGGAGSGAGGGGKKGPGQPPSQPLGEGSSSGGSEGSAGAESPASASPCQDHKRALADLKGTPGLSPGEPAASPAQHLLAPPHAGLPHDAHLKPEHHYAFNHPFSINNLMSSSEQQHHHPHHHHHHHHKMDLKAYEQVMHYSGYASPMPGSLAMGPVTNKNGLESSPLAGETSYYQGVYSRPIMNSS; from the exons ATGCTGGGAGCGGTGAAAATGGAAGGCCATGAGCACACGGACTGGAGCAACTACTACGGGGAGCCCGAG AGCTATTCCTCGGTGAGCAACATGAACGCGGGGCTGGGCATGAACAGCATGAACACGTACATGACCATGTCGGCCATGAGCACCACGGCCAACATGACGGCTGCCACCTCCATGAACATGTCCTATGCCAACACGGGCATGAGCCCCTCACTCACTGGCATGTCCCCCGGTGCAGGGGCCATGCCTGGCATGGGCTCAGCCGGTGTGGCAGGGATGGGCGCCCACCTGAGCCCCAGCATGAGCCCTATGGGGGGCCAAGCAGGCTCCATGAATGCCCTGGCCCCCTACACCAACATGAACTCCATGAGCCCTATCTACGGGCAATCCAACCTCAACCGCTCGCGGGACCCCAAGACCTACCGGCGGAGCTACACACATGCCAAGCCGCCCTACTCCTACATCTCCCTCATCACCATGGCCATCCAGCAGTCGCCCAACAAGATGCTGACGCTGAGTGAGATCTACCAGTGGATCATGGACCTCTTCCCCTTCTACCGCCAGAACCAGCAGCGCTGGCAGAACAGCATCCGCCACTCGCTCTCCTTCAACGACTGCTTCCTCAAGGTGCCCCGCTCCCCGGACAAGCCGGGCAAAGGCTCCTTTTGGACGCTGCACCCTGACTCGGGCAACATGTTTGAGAATGGCTGCTACCTGCGCCGCCAGAAGCGCTTCAAGTGCGAGAAGCAGCTGGCTGCTAAGGacagcggcggggcgggcagtGGAGCAGGCGGTGGGGGCAAGAAGGGGCctgggcagccccccagccagcccctcgGAGAAGGCAGCTCCTCAGGGGGCTCCGAGGGCTCAGCCGGCGCCGAGTCCCCAGCCAGCGCCTCACCGTGCCAGGACCACAAGCGTGCCCTGGCCGACCTGAAGGGCACACcggggctgagccctggggagccgGCAGCCTCAccagcccagcacctcctggCCCCCCCGCATGCCGGCCTGCCCCATGACGCCCACCTCAAGCCTGAGCACCACTACGCCTTCAACCACCCCTTCTCCATCAACAACCTGATGTCctcctctgagcagcagcaccaccaccctcaccaccaccaccaccaccaccacaaaatgGACCTGAAGGCCTACGAGCAGGTGATGCACTACTCGGGCTACGCCTCGCCCATGCCCGGCAGCCTGGCCATGGGGCCCGTAACGAACAAAAACGGCTTAGAGTCCTCCCCTTTAGCCGGAGAGACTTCTTACTACCAAGGTGTGTATTCCCGGCCCATCATGAACTCCTCCTAA
- the FOXA2 gene encoding hepatocyte nuclear factor 3-beta isoform X1: MHSTSSMLGAVKMEGHEHTDWSNYYGEPESYSSVSNMNAGLGMNSMNTYMTMSAMSTTANMTAATSMNMSYANTGMSPSLTGMSPGAGAMPGMGSAGVAGMGAHLSPSMSPMGGQAGSMNALAPYTNMNSMSPIYGQSNLNRSRDPKTYRRSYTHAKPPYSYISLITMAIQQSPNKMLTLSEIYQWIMDLFPFYRQNQQRWQNSIRHSLSFNDCFLKVPRSPDKPGKGSFWTLHPDSGNMFENGCYLRRQKRFKCEKQLAAKDSGGAGSGAGGGGKKGPGQPPSQPLGEGSSSGGSEGSAGAESPASASPCQDHKRALADLKGTPGLSPGEPAASPAQHLLAPPHAGLPHDAHLKPEHHYAFNHPFSINNLMSSSEQQHHHPHHHHHHHHKMDLKAYEQVMHYSGYASPMPGSLAMGPVTNKNGLESSPLAGETSYYQGVYSRPIMNSS; this comes from the exons ATGCACTCCACTTCCAGTATGCTGGGAGCGGTGAAAATGGAAGGCCATGAGCACACGGACTGGAGCAACTACTACGGGGAGCCCGAG AGCTATTCCTCGGTGAGCAACATGAACGCGGGGCTGGGCATGAACAGCATGAACACGTACATGACCATGTCGGCCATGAGCACCACGGCCAACATGACGGCTGCCACCTCCATGAACATGTCCTATGCCAACACGGGCATGAGCCCCTCACTCACTGGCATGTCCCCCGGTGCAGGGGCCATGCCTGGCATGGGCTCAGCCGGTGTGGCAGGGATGGGCGCCCACCTGAGCCCCAGCATGAGCCCTATGGGGGGCCAAGCAGGCTCCATGAATGCCCTGGCCCCCTACACCAACATGAACTCCATGAGCCCTATCTACGGGCAATCCAACCTCAACCGCTCGCGGGACCCCAAGACCTACCGGCGGAGCTACACACATGCCAAGCCGCCCTACTCCTACATCTCCCTCATCACCATGGCCATCCAGCAGTCGCCCAACAAGATGCTGACGCTGAGTGAGATCTACCAGTGGATCATGGACCTCTTCCCCTTCTACCGCCAGAACCAGCAGCGCTGGCAGAACAGCATCCGCCACTCGCTCTCCTTCAACGACTGCTTCCTCAAGGTGCCCCGCTCCCCGGACAAGCCGGGCAAAGGCTCCTTTTGGACGCTGCACCCTGACTCGGGCAACATGTTTGAGAATGGCTGCTACCTGCGCCGCCAGAAGCGCTTCAAGTGCGAGAAGCAGCTGGCTGCTAAGGacagcggcggggcgggcagtGGAGCAGGCGGTGGGGGCAAGAAGGGGCctgggcagccccccagccagcccctcgGAGAAGGCAGCTCCTCAGGGGGCTCCGAGGGCTCAGCCGGCGCCGAGTCCCCAGCCAGCGCCTCACCGTGCCAGGACCACAAGCGTGCCCTGGCCGACCTGAAGGGCACACcggggctgagccctggggagccgGCAGCCTCAccagcccagcacctcctggCCCCCCCGCATGCCGGCCTGCCCCATGACGCCCACCTCAAGCCTGAGCACCACTACGCCTTCAACCACCCCTTCTCCATCAACAACCTGATGTCctcctctgagcagcagcaccaccaccctcaccaccaccaccaccaccaccacaaaatgGACCTGAAGGCCTACGAGCAGGTGATGCACTACTCGGGCTACGCCTCGCCCATGCCCGGCAGCCTGGCCATGGGGCCCGTAACGAACAAAAACGGCTTAGAGTCCTCCCCTTTAGCCGGAGAGACTTCTTACTACCAAGGTGTGTATTCCCGGCCCATCATGAACTCCTCCTAA